In one window of Meiothermus sp. DNA:
- a CDS encoding iron ABC transporter permease, translated as MLRRQALITLFWLLLSLGVAMPLLVLAWRGLGDLAILPRVLDLAGVSLLLALVGSLLCLGVGGGLAWLAFRARLQPGWDALLLPAYLVPPFVGALGFLYALQLVNLQPYGVGGILLAWTAHYAPVAYLLLRPALESRLAPLLIASEVHGVTGWKRIRALVPPLFPALVAAFGALYLTLLGNFGVPAVLGLPAQVYTLPTLAYARLFSPASPDPLGEAAAIGLLLGLLAVPALLLGSQPTGEPSPRLLQPRLGLAARIAFVLFALIAVVFPLVGLARRAFFNTFTGAFQPAFGAAWELPLVRLGLLNSLLLALLATALLLLLGLLLAPQRGALKRLRQVLDMHYLLPGTLLAIGLILLLAPTPVYATPWILLLAYLLNFAALMLRSMEAGLESGIERLVAVGKLFGLRHGWAWWKIGFPLLRPYLAAGVFLVLPLCLAELTLSAMLYAPGSETLGVAVLSALNGGLFREAAAIGLMLMALSLLLLLVPRRGVVG; from the coding sequence ATGCTCCGGCGACAAGCCCTTATCACCCTGTTCTGGCTACTCCTCTCGCTGGGGGTAGCCATGCCGCTTCTTGTGCTGGCCTGGCGTGGGCTGGGCGACCTGGCCATTCTGCCCCGGGTGCTCGACCTGGCAGGGGTTTCGCTGCTGCTGGCACTGGTGGGCAGCCTCTTGTGCCTGGGGGTGGGGGGTGGGCTGGCCTGGCTGGCCTTCCGGGCGCGGCTGCAGCCGGGGTGGGATGCGCTGCTACTGCCCGCCTATCTGGTGCCGCCCTTTGTGGGAGCGCTGGGGTTTTTATACGCTTTGCAACTGGTGAACCTGCAACCTTATGGGGTGGGCGGCATCCTGCTGGCCTGGACAGCCCATTACGCTCCGGTAGCCTACCTGTTGCTGCGCCCCGCCCTGGAATCCAGGCTGGCCCCGCTGCTCATAGCCAGCGAGGTGCACGGCGTAACCGGTTGGAAGCGTATACGGGCGCTGGTGCCCCCCCTGTTTCCGGCGCTGGTGGCGGCTTTTGGTGCACTCTACCTGACCCTGCTGGGCAACTTCGGGGTTCCAGCGGTGCTGGGGCTGCCCGCCCAGGTCTACACGCTGCCCACCCTGGCCTATGCCCGGCTCTTCTCCCCCGCCAGCCCCGACCCCCTGGGCGAGGCGGCAGCCATTGGGCTGTTGTTGGGATTGCTGGCGGTTCCGGCCCTGCTGCTCGGGAGTCAACCGACCGGCGAACCCTCCCCCCGGCTTCTGCAACCCAGGCTGGGTCTGGCGGCCAGAATCGCTTTCGTCCTGTTCGCGCTGATAGCGGTGGTGTTTCCACTGGTGGGCCTGGCGCGCCGGGCCTTCTTCAACACCTTTACCGGCGCCTTTCAACCTGCTTTTGGGGCAGCCTGGGAGCTGCCGCTGGTGCGGCTGGGGCTCCTCAACTCGCTGCTGCTGGCCCTCCTGGCCACAGCTTTACTGCTGCTGCTGGGGCTGCTGCTGGCCCCCCAGCGCGGGGCCCTGAAGCGACTGCGACAGGTGCTGGACATGCACTACTTGTTGCCCGGAACTCTGCTGGCCATTGGCCTGATTCTGCTGCTGGCCCCCACCCCGGTCTATGCCACCCCCTGGATTCTGCTCCTGGCATACCTGCTCAACTTTGCCGCACTGATGCTGCGCTCGATGGAGGCGGGGCTGGAAAGCGGCATCGAGCGGCTGGTAGCGGTGGGCAAGCTGTTTGGCCTGCGGCATGGGTGGGCCTGGTGGAAGATTGGCTTCCCCCTGCTGCGGCCCTACCTGGCCGCCGGGGTGTTTTTGGTGCTGCCGCTGTGCCTGGCCGAACTCACGCTGTCGGCCATGCTGTACGCACCGGGGAGCGAGACCCTGGGGGTAGCGGTGCTGTCGGCGCTCAACGGCGGGCTCTTCCGCGAGGCTGCCGCCATCGGGCTGATGCTGATGGCCCTGTCGCTGCTGCTGCTGTTGGTACCGCGCCGGGGCGTGGTGGGCTAG
- a CDS encoding ABC transporter ATP-binding protein: MLRLENITKNFGKAGVSGANLHLSPGEIVAVLGASGSGKTTLLNLVAGLLEPDTGRIFLGNEDVTRQPPEKRGLAYVFQDHALWPHLSALDHLLLVMKTPDRALAHHLLGRVGLGGLDARKPHQLSGGQKQRVALARALAARPRLLLLDEPYSALDPVLREELRLEVASLLRAEHVSALHVTHDPDEALAVADRVAVMDAGRIVQVDTPTRVYTQPQTLAAARAFGRLNLLKVQVQAGQVHLNGLAWSVQGMESGPGLLAFRYEDLVLATEGLPAKVLAVFGGRGERLCRVDLGVGEAVVKLDAGLEEQVRLTPAKALRVFPTPHK; the protein is encoded by the coding sequence ATGTTGCGTTTGGAGAACATCACCAAAAACTTTGGCAAGGCGGGGGTGTCGGGTGCCAACCTGCACCTTTCGCCCGGCGAGATTGTGGCCGTACTGGGGGCCTCGGGCTCGGGCAAGACCACCCTGCTGAACCTGGTAGCGGGGCTGCTCGAGCCCGACACAGGGCGCATTTTCCTGGGTAACGAGGACGTGACCCGCCAACCTCCCGAGAAGCGCGGGCTGGCCTACGTGTTCCAGGATCATGCCCTGTGGCCCCACCTAAGCGCTCTAGATCACCTCCTGCTGGTGATGAAAACCCCCGACCGGGCCCTGGCCCATCACCTGCTGGGCCGGGTGGGACTGGGCGGGCTGGATGCCCGCAAACCCCACCAGCTCTCAGGGGGGCAGAAGCAGCGCGTGGCCCTGGCTCGAGCCCTGGCGGCCAGGCCGCGTTTGCTGTTGCTGGACGAGCCCTACTCGGCGCTCGACCCAGTGCTGCGCGAAGAGCTCCGGCTCGAGGTGGCCTCGCTCCTTCGAGCCGAACACGTGAGCGCCCTCCACGTCACCCACGACCCCGACGAGGCCCTGGCGGTGGCCGACCGGGTGGCGGTAATGGACGCCGGACGCATCGTGCAGGTAGATACCCCCACCCGGGTGTATACCCAGCCCCAAACCCTCGCGGCTGCTCGAGCCTTCGGGCGTTTGAACTTGCTCAAAGTACAGGTTCAGGCAGGACAAGTTCACCTGAACGGCCTGGCCTGGAGCGTTCAGGGTATGGAAAGCGGGCCGGGCCTGCTGGCCTTCCGCTACGAAGACCTGGTTCTGGCTACCGAAGGCCTGCCCGCGAAGGTGCTGGCGGTGTTCGGCGGGCGGGGCGAGCGGCTGTGCCGGGTGGATCTGGGGGTGGGAGAAGCGGTGGTCAAGCTGGATGCTGGGCTGGAGGAGCAGGTTCGGCTGACGCCGGCGAAGGCCTTGAGGGTATTTCCCACACCCCACAAATAA
- a CDS encoding MBL fold metallo-hydrolase, which produces MDTPPVTVVNVGYRSTNYWVVGAGSSRLLVDIGWPGTLGNLKANLARMGIPLHEIRYTLATHYHIDHAGLAEELKREGVPLLVLEVQVAAIPIMKTWTKPQDHYVEITEEGNIVLSFEQSRHFLGQLGLASEILHTPGHTDHCVSLLLDNGAAFTGDLPAEALAFDNPTALASWKRLREKGATRVYPAHGPIRAIGA; this is translated from the coding sequence ATGGATACCCCGCCCGTTACCGTTGTCAATGTGGGCTATCGCTCCACCAACTACTGGGTAGTCGGTGCGGGCTCTTCTCGGCTGCTGGTAGACATCGGTTGGCCCGGAACCCTGGGAAACCTGAAGGCCAATCTGGCTAGGATGGGAATTCCCCTCCACGAGATTCGCTACACGCTGGCCACCCACTACCACATAGACCACGCCGGGCTGGCCGAGGAGCTCAAAAGGGAGGGGGTGCCTTTGCTGGTGCTCGAGGTACAGGTAGCCGCCATTCCCATCATGAAAACCTGGACAAAGCCGCAGGATCACTATGTCGAAATTACCGAAGAGGGCAACATCGTGCTCTCCTTTGAGCAAAGCCGCCACTTTCTGGGCCAGCTGGGCCTAGCCAGCGAAATCTTGCACACACCCGGCCACACCGACCACTGTGTTTCGCTCCTGCTGGATAACGGCGCTGCCTTCACCGGGGATCTTCCGGCAGAAGCCCTGGCGTTCGATAATCCCACCGCGCTGGCAAGCTGGAAACGCCTTCGAGAGAAGGGCGCCACCCGCGTCTACCCCGCCCATGGGCCCATAAGGGCCATCGGCGCATGA
- the ychF gene encoding redox-regulated ATPase YchF, with the protein MASLGVGIVGLPNVGKSTLFNAITKAGALAANYPFATIDKNVGVVTLPDPRLNALQKLFVKGERVPPIVSTHVEFVDIAGLVKGAHKGEGLGNQFLANIREVAAIAHVVRCFEDPNVVHVAGKVDPLDDLETINTELALADLQTIEKRLDKLRKSARSDKDDKALLEMLEPLMQHLSQGQPIRTYMGAEPEILSKAARELGLLTYKPVIYVCNVAEEDLPEGAQNPHVQKVREAAAREGADVVVVSAKIEAELAELSEEEAQEYLQTLGLAESGLNRLVRTAYHTLGLQTFFTAGEKEVRAWTIRQGTKAPQAAGEIHSDLERGFIRAEVIEWHKLVEAGGWAQAKEKGWVRTEGKDYVVQDGDVVLILFNV; encoded by the coding sequence ATGGCATCCCTAGGAGTCGGTATCGTCGGTCTTCCCAACGTGGGTAAATCCACGCTCTTCAACGCCATTACCAAAGCAGGCGCGCTGGCCGCCAACTACCCCTTTGCCACCATTGACAAAAACGTGGGGGTGGTCACCCTACCCGACCCGCGCCTCAATGCCCTGCAAAAGCTCTTCGTGAAGGGCGAGCGGGTGCCGCCCATCGTGTCCACCCACGTGGAGTTTGTGGACATTGCCGGGCTGGTGAAGGGGGCGCACAAGGGCGAGGGACTGGGCAACCAGTTTCTGGCCAATATCCGCGAGGTTGCGGCCATTGCTCACGTGGTGCGCTGCTTCGAAGACCCCAACGTGGTGCATGTAGCCGGCAAGGTAGACCCCCTGGACGACCTCGAGACCATCAACACTGAGCTGGCCCTGGCCGACCTCCAGACCATCGAGAAGCGCCTGGACAAGCTGCGCAAGTCGGCCAGGAGCGATAAGGACGATAAAGCCCTGCTGGAAATGCTGGAACCGCTCATGCAACACCTATCGCAGGGCCAGCCCATCCGAACCTATATGGGGGCCGAGCCGGAAATCTTGAGCAAGGCCGCCCGCGAGCTGGGCCTGCTCACCTACAAGCCCGTGATTTACGTGTGCAACGTGGCCGAGGAAGACCTGCCCGAGGGCGCCCAGAACCCCCACGTGCAAAAGGTGCGCGAGGCCGCCGCACGAGAAGGCGCCGATGTGGTGGTGGTCTCGGCCAAAATCGAGGCCGAGCTGGCCGAGCTGTCTGAGGAAGAAGCCCAGGAATACCTGCAAACACTGGGTTTAGCGGAGTCGGGGCTCAACCGGCTGGTGCGCACCGCCTATCACACCCTGGGCCTGCAGACCTTCTTTACCGCCGGCGAGAAAGAGGTGCGGGCCTGGACCATCCGCCAGGGCACCAAAGCCCCCCAGGCCGCCGGCGAGATTCATTCCGACCTCGAGCGGGGCTTTATCCGGGCCGAGGTGATCGAGTGGCACAAGTTGGTCGAAGCCGGGGGCTGGGCCCAGGCCAAGGAAAAGGGCTGGGTGCGCACCGAAGGCAAGGATTATGTGGTGCAAGACGGCGACGTGGTGCTAATTTTGTTCAACGTATAG
- a CDS encoding glycosyltransferase family 2 protein: MVSVLIPTYNRPQLLLRALRSLQLQLYPDWEAVVIDDGDGAGVLAAHSLRDPRILGVRNEGRGQVHARNTGLAHATGSIIALLDDDDWWLDPTHLHRVVRALKAQAGLVYRGGYLVVERDGLELERIPFDFKASPLSLRTDNHLLATGAAYPRIFHNELGPFDPEVADYWDWDWYLRVVSAGYPLIQLPGRGVAVAMHGANMSYAARQGERQKNLDKLASKHGLGNLQLKDHRIIAGAA; the protein is encoded by the coding sequence ATGGTCAGCGTGCTGATTCCTACCTACAACCGGCCCCAGTTGTTGCTGCGGGCCCTGCGCTCGCTCCAGCTCCAGCTCTATCCCGATTGGGAAGCGGTGGTGATAGACGACGGCGACGGCGCGGGCGTCCTGGCTGCCCATAGCCTGCGCGACCCCCGCATCCTGGGAGTTCGCAACGAGGGGCGGGGGCAGGTTCATGCCCGCAACACCGGGCTGGCCCATGCCACCGGCTCAATAATTGCCCTCCTGGACGACGATGACTGGTGGCTCGACCCCACCCACCTGCACCGGGTAGTGCGGGCCCTCAAGGCGCAGGCCGGACTGGTCTACCGGGGCGGTTATCTGGTCGTGGAGCGCGATGGTCTGGAGCTCGAGCGCATCCCTTTCGATTTCAAGGCCAGCCCCCTCTCGCTTCGCACCGACAACCACCTGCTCGCCACCGGCGCGGCCTACCCTCGCATTTTTCACAACGAACTGGGCCCCTTCGACCCCGAGGTAGCCGACTACTGGGACTGGGACTGGTATCTGCGTGTGGTCTCGGCGGGCTATCCGCTCATTCAGCTTCCCGGCAGGGGGGTGGCAGTGGCCATGCACGGCGCCAACATGTCTTACGCCGCCCGCCAGGGGGAACGCCAGAAAAACCTCGATAAGCTCGCCAGCAAACACGGGCTGGGCAACCTGCAGCTCAAAGACCACCGCATCATCGCGGGTGCAGCCTAA
- the surE gene encoding 5'/3'-nucleotidase SurE, whose protein sequence is MRILVTNDDGIYSPGLLALAEVATAFGEVRVVAPDVEQSAMGHAITISRPLHYRATPLGGLEAYRVNGTPADCVALGTHHWDRVDLVLSGINLGSNLGNEIWHSGTVAAAKQAALLGIPAIAFSAPINGREPDFEALKPWVGRVLEALLREPKPFLINVNFPAKPKGILWARQSVRLYEGRIVPGTDPMGREHFWFAATPDHEPEEGTDRWAVGHNFIALTPLRLDLTDEARLSRAFQLAASAD, encoded by the coding sequence ATGCGAATTCTGGTTACCAACGACGATGGCATCTACAGCCCTGGGCTTCTGGCGCTGGCCGAGGTGGCCACGGCCTTTGGCGAGGTGCGGGTGGTTGCACCCGATGTGGAGCAGTCCGCTATGGGCCATGCCATCACCATATCCCGCCCCCTGCACTACCGAGCCACGCCGCTGGGGGGCCTCGAGGCCTACCGCGTGAACGGCACGCCCGCCGACTGTGTGGCCCTGGGCACCCACCACTGGGACAGGGTAGATTTGGTACTTTCCGGCATTAATCTGGGTTCCAACCTGGGCAACGAAATCTGGCACTCGGGCACCGTGGCGGCGGCTAAGCAGGCTGCGTTGCTGGGTATCCCCGCCATTGCCTTTAGCGCCCCCATCAATGGCCGGGAGCCCGACTTCGAGGCCCTCAAACCCTGGGTGGGGCGGGTACTGGAAGCCCTGCTACGCGAGCCCAAGCCCTTTTTGATCAATGTGAACTTCCCCGCAAAACCCAAGGGCATCCTGTGGGCCCGCCAGTCGGTGCGCCTGTACGAGGGCCGGATTGTGCCCGGCACCGACCCCATGGGCCGGGAGCACTTCTGGTTCGCTGCAACCCCCGACCACGAACCCGAGGAAGGCACCGACCGCTGGGCGGTGGGCCACAACTTCATAGCCCTCACGCCCCTGCGCCTGGATCTGACCGACGAAGCCCGACTGAGCAGGGCTTTTCAGCTTGCGGCCTCGGCGGACTGA
- a CDS encoding DJ-1/PfpI family protein: MRIGVLLTPGFLEAEAALVLEVARLLGWEGFTLARGRTALEGSAGAVWTPRYTFAARPEMDVLVIPGGSQMSKLGRDAEHQDWLSEVWDGLRAVFAGANGVLFLWEAGQVSGQVTAHPIAEEALARTALERSREPYRWQGKVCTTRGYLALAGALLDWAGFAEEARAHLGLGS; encoded by the coding sequence ATGCGGATAGGGGTTTTGCTCACACCGGGTTTCCTCGAGGCCGAGGCGGCTTTGGTGCTGGAGGTAGCCCGGCTTTTGGGTTGGGAGGGCTTCACGCTGGCCCGGGGCCGCACCGCCCTGGAGGGCAGCGCAGGCGCGGTCTGGACGCCCCGGTACACCTTTGCCGCAAGGCCCGAAATGGACGTGCTGGTCATTCCTGGCGGTTCCCAGATGAGCAAACTGGGGCGCGATGCAGAACACCAGGACTGGTTGAGCGAAGTGTGGGATGGCCTGCGGGCGGTATTCGCGGGCGCCAATGGGGTACTTTTTTTGTGGGAGGCCGGACAGGTTTCGGGCCAAGTCACCGCCCACCCCATTGCCGAAGAAGCCCTGGCCCGAACCGCTTTGGAACGCTCTAGAGAACCTTACCGCTGGCAGGGCAAGGTGTGCACCACCAGGGGCTACCTGGCTCTGGCCGGAGCCCTGCTGGACTGGGCCGGGTTCGCCGAAGAAGCCAGGGCCCACCTGGGCTTGGGGAGTTGA
- a CDS encoding S41 family peptidase — MLVIWAGLGLASPAQDLLGEVSRLLADYYGGFSQVRLQELRQKYQGELEKICAQEVACPVNKAYTVIGSLVAEIGDRHTRYFTPEDYAEIQRRLAGSSSNRPQLGVQLQVVPGLEGLLVVEVMTGTPAEEAGLRRGDRILAVNGEALPQAEAERNNFLRERLSTGGPIRLTIQRAQQRFEVEVQPRIISLRQLPSLSLRSDGVAVLRIPSFSGYQQVGPRIHELVRQAQAAGARGMVIDLRNNGGGVLSECLVGAGAFVEETYRRLQDNLRASEQGYKDGYYYFRSGGRDRPQYEVQAVRWTAPVVVLVNERTASCAEYFTFDLQEGRQAPVIGQPTAGVGNTATIFLRLSDGSGLQVTTSRAQRKDGSFYPDRVTPSVSFSDDFQALAEGRDLMLEKAVELLMEVNTGIEQE, encoded by the coding sequence GTGTTGGTTATATGGGCTGGGCTTGGGCTGGCCAGCCCTGCCCAGGACTTGCTGGGCGAAGTAAGCCGGTTGCTGGCGGACTACTACGGCGGCTTCTCTCAGGTCAGGTTGCAGGAACTGCGGCAGAAATACCAGGGAGAACTCGAGAAAATCTGTGCCCAGGAGGTGGCCTGCCCGGTCAACAAAGCCTATACGGTGATCGGGTCGCTGGTAGCCGAAATTGGGGATCGTCACACCCGCTACTTCACCCCCGAAGATTACGCCGAAATCCAGCGGCGCCTGGCCGGAAGCAGCAGCAATCGCCCCCAACTGGGGGTGCAGCTTCAGGTGGTGCCGGGGCTGGAAGGCTTACTGGTGGTGGAGGTGATGACTGGAACCCCCGCCGAGGAAGCCGGGCTGCGCCGGGGGGATCGCATCCTGGCGGTGAATGGCGAGGCTTTGCCCCAGGCCGAAGCGGAGCGCAACAACTTCCTGCGCGAGCGCCTGAGCACAGGAGGGCCGATTCGCCTGACCATCCAAAGGGCCCAGCAGCGCTTTGAGGTGGAGGTGCAACCCCGTATTATCTCCCTGCGTCAACTCCCCTCGCTCAGCCTGCGTTCGGACGGGGTGGCGGTTTTACGTATCCCCTCGTTTAGCGGTTACCAGCAGGTAGGGCCGCGCATTCACGAACTCGTGCGCCAGGCCCAGGCGGCTGGGGCCAGAGGCATGGTTATTGACCTGCGCAACAACGGCGGCGGTGTGCTGAGCGAATGCCTGGTGGGGGCGGGGGCTTTTGTCGAGGAAACCTACCGGCGTCTACAGGATAACCTGCGCGCCAGCGAGCAGGGTTACAAGGATGGCTACTATTACTTCCGCTCGGGAGGCCGCGACCGCCCGCAGTACGAGGTGCAGGCCGTTCGCTGGACAGCTCCGGTGGTGGTGCTGGTGAACGAGCGTACCGCCTCGTGCGCCGAATACTTCACCTTCGACTTACAGGAGGGCCGCCAGGCGCCGGTAATTGGCCAGCCTACCGCGGGGGTGGGCAACACCGCCACCATCTTCCTGCGTCTGAGCGATGGCTCGGGTCTGCAGGTGACCACCTCGAGGGCCCAGCGCAAGGACGGCAGCTTTTACCCCGACCGCGTAACCCCCAGCGTGAGCTTTTCCGACGACTTTCAGGCCCTGGCCGAAGGCCGCGACCTGATGCTGGAAAAAGCCGTTGAGCTCCTGATGGAGGTCAATACAGGAATAGAGCAAGAGTAA
- a CDS encoding S10 family peptidase — MPEETKTTEAKPTPQDQLTTTQHSIRIRGKELRYSVTCGTVVLREESEKDGTAEGHKPKATVFFVAYTKEGVSDRSQRPITFSFNGGPGSSSVWLHLGLLGPKRVEMGDAGALTPPPYRLVDNEHTLLEASDLVFIDPVGTGYSRMVEGEKTREYHGFKRDLESVGEFIRLYTHRYGRWISPKYLIGESYGTTRAAGLSGYLQERHGMYLNGLMLVSSILEFSTARFGPGNDLPHILFLPTFSATAWYHGKLSKDLQQKPLEALLKEVEAFAAGEYTLALMQGSRLSPTEQKRIAQKLARYTGLSEAYVQACNLRLEIFRFTKELLRAERKTVGRLDSRFTGTDRDAAGPAFEYDPSYAAIQGPYTATLNHYVRQDLGFQSDLPYEILSNLYESWSYKEFENQYLNVAETLRKSMSMNPFLRVYVGSGYYDLATPYFATDYTLSHLSLEPHLQKNIQVHYYPAGHMMYVHLPSLARQAADLKAFVQGQSRPAPRQSRARVKR; from the coding sequence ATGCCGGAAGAAACCAAAACCACCGAGGCCAAACCCACGCCGCAAGACCAGCTCACCACCACCCAGCACAGCATCCGCATTAGAGGGAAGGAACTGCGCTACAGCGTAACCTGCGGAACTGTGGTGCTGCGCGAAGAATCGGAAAAGGACGGCACCGCCGAGGGACACAAACCCAAGGCTACGGTTTTTTTCGTGGCTTATACCAAAGAGGGCGTAAGCGACCGCAGCCAGCGACCCATCACCTTTTCCTTCAACGGAGGGCCGGGCTCGTCCTCGGTCTGGTTGCACCTGGGCCTTTTGGGCCCCAAACGGGTGGAGATGGGCGATGCCGGGGCCCTCACACCCCCGCCCTACCGGCTGGTAGACAACGAGCACACCCTGCTCGAGGCCAGCGACCTGGTCTTCATAGACCCCGTCGGCACGGGCTACAGCCGCATGGTGGAGGGCGAGAAAACCAGGGAGTACCACGGCTTCAAGCGCGACCTCGAGAGCGTGGGGGAGTTTATCCGCCTCTACACCCACCGCTACGGGCGCTGGATTAGCCCCAAGTACCTGATCGGCGAAAGCTACGGCACCACAAGAGCGGCGGGCCTCTCGGGCTATCTGCAAGAGCGGCATGGCATGTACCTGAACGGCCTTATGCTGGTCAGTAGCATTCTGGAGTTCTCCACCGCCCGCTTTGGCCCCGGCAACGACCTGCCGCACATCCTGTTCCTGCCCACCTTTAGCGCCACCGCCTGGTATCACGGCAAGCTATCCAAAGACCTTCAACAAAAGCCCCTCGAGGCCCTCCTGAAGGAGGTCGAGGCCTTTGCCGCAGGCGAGTACACCCTGGCCCTGATGCAGGGCAGCAGACTTTCTCCCACCGAGCAAAAGCGCATTGCCCAGAAGCTCGCCCGCTACACCGGCCTCTCGGAAGCCTACGTGCAGGCCTGCAATCTCAGACTGGAGATTTTCCGCTTTACCAAAGAGCTCCTGCGCGCTGAGCGCAAAACCGTGGGCCGGCTGGATAGCCGCTTTACCGGCACCGACCGCGACGCCGCCGGGCCTGCCTTCGAGTACGACCCCAGCTATGCGGCCATCCAGGGCCCCTACACCGCCACCCTGAACCATTATGTGCGTCAGGATCTGGGCTTCCAGAGCGACCTGCCCTACGAAATTTTGTCCAACCTGTACGAGAGCTGGAGCTACAAAGAGTTCGAGAATCAGTACCTGAACGTGGCCGAAACTCTGCGCAAGTCCATGAGCATGAACCCTTTTCTGCGGGTGTATGTGGGCAGCGGCTATTACGACCTGGCCACCCCCTACTTCGCCACCGACTACACCCTGAGTCACCTGAGCCTGGAGCCCCACCTGCAAAAAAACATCCAGGTACACTACTACCCCGCCGGCCATATGATGTACGTGCACCTGCCCTCGCTGGCCCGGCAAGCCGCCGACCTGAAGGCGTTCGTGCAAGGCCAGAGTCGCCCAGCGCCCAGGCAATCCAGGGCCAGGGTTAAACGGTAA
- a CDS encoding ABC transporter substrate-binding protein: protein MRRFFLASLVTLGLALAQQQTITLYTSEVLTNVNPMIELFKRANPGINVQVFRSGTGEVITRLRAELEANNPQADLLWVADETFFRELAAANRLRPVRATTTGFPVKFAYQGGRYYEVRLLYNGIAVNTRKLGNLPEPRSWRDLLKPEYRDLVGMPNPNFSGAALSTLGTFSQRFGFSFFEQLQRNGLRVEQSNPILQQKLAEGQYGIAIITDFGIRDLIRQGAPLKVIYPRDGAILVPTPIGILSSSRNPALAERFLRFLLSPEAQALFAQQGYVPVIASAPRPAGVSGEVLSVPSAADYIQANRQTLLTQFNTLFNLR from the coding sequence ATGCGACGATTCTTTCTGGCTTCTCTGGTTACCTTAGGGCTGGCACTGGCCCAGCAACAAACCATCACCCTTTACACCTCGGAAGTCCTGACCAACGTCAACCCCATGATTGAGCTCTTCAAGCGGGCCAATCCGGGCATTAACGTGCAGGTCTTCCGCAGCGGCACCGGCGAGGTGATTACCCGCCTGCGGGCCGAGCTGGAAGCCAATAACCCCCAGGCCGACCTGTTGTGGGTAGCCGACGAGACTTTTTTCCGTGAGCTGGCCGCAGCCAACCGATTGCGCCCGGTGCGGGCTACGACCACGGGCTTTCCGGTCAAGTTTGCCTACCAGGGTGGGCGTTACTACGAGGTACGGCTCCTCTACAACGGTATTGCCGTGAACACCCGCAAGCTGGGCAACCTCCCCGAACCGCGCTCCTGGCGCGACCTCTTGAAGCCCGAGTACCGCGACCTGGTGGGCATGCCCAACCCCAACTTCTCCGGGGCCGCCCTCTCCACCCTGGGCACCTTCAGCCAGCGCTTTGGGTTTAGCTTCTTCGAGCAGCTCCAGCGCAACGGCCTTAGGGTCGAGCAGTCCAACCCCATCCTTCAGCAAAAGCTGGCCGAGGGACAGTATGGCATCGCCATCATCACCGACTTTGGCATCCGCGACCTGATCCGCCAGGGGGCACCACTCAAGGTGATCTACCCCCGCGACGGGGCCATTCTGGTGCCCACCCCCATCGGCATTCTGAGCAGCAGCCGGAACCCCGCGCTGGCCGAGCGCTTCCTGCGCTTTTTGCTCTCGCCCGAAGCCCAGGCCCTCTTTGCTCAGCAAGGCTATGTTCCCGTTATCGCTTCGGCCCCCCGCCCTGCTGGGGTGAGCGGGGAGGTGCTCTCGGTGCCCTCGGCAGCGGACTATATCCAGGCCAACCGGCAAACCCTGCTGACGCAGTTCAACACCCTCTTCAATCTGCGCTAG